One window of Hippoglossus stenolepis isolate QCI-W04-F060 chromosome 1, HSTE1.2, whole genome shotgun sequence genomic DNA carries:
- the LOC118106310 gene encoding retinoblastoma-like protein 2 isoform X1 produces MATEPRGNLQWFGPSDHLMSMFRTCSRDPAEAVKARLRRMLQTFLLQQGDRSGNERTKELAARCCHQAEFWYYRILENLVRQERRRLGVSDVSANTVHVSQGILEADLVQRCLVACCLQISICSNHLPCDLPQLLQILTMKSYHFWRVIELVLRAEAGLPHAVVRHLSQVEENVLESLAWTRNSSLWEEIRANRGQLLTCQQVMHPAQLEDPKRTELQPDTKPAAVTRPQRSSPLHLFARKVYSLMSRRLRELCSTLDVSDELRLKIWTCFEHSLVHCSHLMVDCHLDQSLMCAVYIIARITKVEIPFKHIMKCYKSQPHARRGVCSNVLISGRNMDNPPSSKKPLTTGKQEDYDTMVTPNTPSTHYPGASQERRGNLIDFYNQVYMTNMQHFAEQFAPTSGGDTPPLSPYPQPWKASPRRHQVLSSPSVYISPYNPETPSPRTTGLCYYFNASPPECLREINNMIKMGRSPTRRRYPVKLEEEEEGDHSPLAKRLRLDGQSAWQRRLRSVVNARVARGTLGRPSLVTKPNLH; encoded by the exons atggcaaccgaGCCTCGGGGCAACCTACAATGGTTTGGCCCCAGTGATCACCTGATGTCTATGTTTAG GACCTGCTCCAGAGATCCAGCCGAGGCAGTCAAAGCGAGACTGAGGCGCATGCTGCAGACGTTTCTGCTCCAGCAGGGGGACCGTTCAGGTAATGAGAGGACCAAAG AGCTGGCAGCGAGGTGCTGCCACCAGGCAGAGTTCTGGTATTACAGGATCCTGGAGAACCTGGtcaggcaggagaggagaagacTGGGCGTCAGCGACGTGTCT gcaaacactgtgcatgtgtcGCAGGGCATCTTGGAGGCAGATCTTGTGCAGCGCTGCCTGGTGGCCTGTTGTCTGCAGATTTCCATTTGCTCAAACCATCTACCATGTGATCTGCCCCAGCTCCTTCAGATCCTAACGATGAAGTCGTACCACTTCTGGAGG GTGATTGAGCTGGTGCTGCGGGCTGAAGCAGGGCTGCCTCATGCTGTCGTCAGACACCTCTCCCAGGTGGAGGAGAATGTTCTGGAGAGCTTGGCCTGGACCAGGAACTCATCGCTGTGGGAAGAAATCCGAGCCAACAGGGGCCAGCTTCTTACCTGCCAACAG GTGATGCATCCTGCACAGCTTGAAGATCCAAAGAGAACAGAGCTACAGCCTGACACAAAACCAGCAG CTGTGACCAGGCCTCAGAGGAGCAGCCCCCTCCATCTGTTTGCTCGTAAG GTGTACAGTTTGATGAGCAGGCGTCTGAGGGAGCTGTGTTCCACACTGGACGTTTCTGACGAGCTGCGGCTGAAGATCTGGACGTGCTTCGAGCACTCTCTGGTCCACTGCTCCCACCTCATGGTCGACTGTCACCTGGACCAATCGCTCATGTGTGCTGTCTACATCATAGCTAGG ATCACCAAGGTGGAGATACCCTTCAAACACATAATGAAGTGCTACAAGTCGCAGCCACACGCCAGGAGGGGT GTCTGTAGCAATGTGCTGATTTCAGGACGTAACATGGACAACCCTCCCAGCAGTAAGAAACCATTGA CCACAGGAAAACAAGAGGATTATGACACAATGGTGACTCCTAACACGCCATCGACACATTATCCAGGAGCCTCTCAGGAGCGGAGGGGCAATCTTATCGACTTTTACAACCAGGTCTACATGACCAACATGCAGCACTTTGCCGAGCAGTTTGCTCCGACCTCTGGG GGTGacactcctcctctgtctccataTCCTCAACCGTGGAAAGCGTCCCCTCGCAGACACCAGGTGCTCAGCAGCCCCTCCGTCTACATTTCACCATACAACCCTGAAACCCCATCCCCTCGTACAACCGGCCTGTGCTACTACTTCAACGCTAGTCCCCCCGAG TGTCTGCGTGAGATCAACAACATGATCAAGATGGGCAGGTCACCCACCAGGCGGCGCTATCcggtgaagctggaggaggaggaggaaggagaccACAGCCCTTTGGCAAAAAGGCTCCGTTTGGATGGTCAGTCAGCCTGGCAGAGGAGACTGAGGAGCGTGGTGAACGCTCGTGTCGCGAGAGGGACACTGGGCCGACCTTCTCTGGTTACAAAGCCAAACCTGCACTAG
- the LOC118106310 gene encoding retinoblastoma-like protein 2 isoform X4 has product MATEPRGNLQWFGPSDHLMSMFRTCSRDPAEAVKARLRRMLQTFLLQQGDRSGNERTKELAARCCHQAEFWYYRILENLVRQERRRLGVSDVSGILEADLVQRCLVACCLQISICSNHLPCDLPQLLQILTMKSYHFWRVIELVLRAEAGLPHAVVRHLSQVEENVLESLAWTRNSSLWEEIRANRGQLLTCQQVMHPAQLEDPKRTELQPDTKPAAVTRPQRSSPLHLFARKVYSLMSRRLRELCSTLDVSDELRLKIWTCFEHSLVHCSHLMVDCHLDQSLMCAVYIIARITKVEIPFKHIMKCYKSQPHARRGVCSNVLISGRNMDNPPSSKKPLTTGKQEDYDTMVTPNTPSTHYPGASQERRGNLIDFYNQVYMTNMQHFAEQFAPTSGGDTPPLSPYPQPWKASPRRHQVLSSPSVYISPYNPETPSPRTTGLCYYFNASPPECLREINNMIKMGRSPTRRRYPVKLEEEEEGDHSPLAKRLRLDGQSAWQRRLRSVVNARVARGTLGRPSLVTKPNLH; this is encoded by the exons atggcaaccgaGCCTCGGGGCAACCTACAATGGTTTGGCCCCAGTGATCACCTGATGTCTATGTTTAG GACCTGCTCCAGAGATCCAGCCGAGGCAGTCAAAGCGAGACTGAGGCGCATGCTGCAGACGTTTCTGCTCCAGCAGGGGGACCGTTCAGGTAATGAGAGGACCAAAG AGCTGGCAGCGAGGTGCTGCCACCAGGCAGAGTTCTGGTATTACAGGATCCTGGAGAACCTGGtcaggcaggagaggagaagacTGGGCGTCAGCGACGTGTCT GGCATCTTGGAGGCAGATCTTGTGCAGCGCTGCCTGGTGGCCTGTTGTCTGCAGATTTCCATTTGCTCAAACCATCTACCATGTGATCTGCCCCAGCTCCTTCAGATCCTAACGATGAAGTCGTACCACTTCTGGAGG GTGATTGAGCTGGTGCTGCGGGCTGAAGCAGGGCTGCCTCATGCTGTCGTCAGACACCTCTCCCAGGTGGAGGAGAATGTTCTGGAGAGCTTGGCCTGGACCAGGAACTCATCGCTGTGGGAAGAAATCCGAGCCAACAGGGGCCAGCTTCTTACCTGCCAACAG GTGATGCATCCTGCACAGCTTGAAGATCCAAAGAGAACAGAGCTACAGCCTGACACAAAACCAGCAG CTGTGACCAGGCCTCAGAGGAGCAGCCCCCTCCATCTGTTTGCTCGTAAG GTGTACAGTTTGATGAGCAGGCGTCTGAGGGAGCTGTGTTCCACACTGGACGTTTCTGACGAGCTGCGGCTGAAGATCTGGACGTGCTTCGAGCACTCTCTGGTCCACTGCTCCCACCTCATGGTCGACTGTCACCTGGACCAATCGCTCATGTGTGCTGTCTACATCATAGCTAGG ATCACCAAGGTGGAGATACCCTTCAAACACATAATGAAGTGCTACAAGTCGCAGCCACACGCCAGGAGGGGT GTCTGTAGCAATGTGCTGATTTCAGGACGTAACATGGACAACCCTCCCAGCAGTAAGAAACCATTGA CCACAGGAAAACAAGAGGATTATGACACAATGGTGACTCCTAACACGCCATCGACACATTATCCAGGAGCCTCTCAGGAGCGGAGGGGCAATCTTATCGACTTTTACAACCAGGTCTACATGACCAACATGCAGCACTTTGCCGAGCAGTTTGCTCCGACCTCTGGG GGTGacactcctcctctgtctccataTCCTCAACCGTGGAAAGCGTCCCCTCGCAGACACCAGGTGCTCAGCAGCCCCTCCGTCTACATTTCACCATACAACCCTGAAACCCCATCCCCTCGTACAACCGGCCTGTGCTACTACTTCAACGCTAGTCCCCCCGAG TGTCTGCGTGAGATCAACAACATGATCAAGATGGGCAGGTCACCCACCAGGCGGCGCTATCcggtgaagctggaggaggaggaggaaggagaccACAGCCCTTTGGCAAAAAGGCTCCGTTTGGATGGTCAGTCAGCCTGGCAGAGGAGACTGAGGAGCGTGGTGAACGCTCGTGTCGCGAGAGGGACACTGGGCCGACCTTCTCTGGTTACAAAGCCAAACCTGCACTAG
- the LOC118106310 gene encoding retinoblastoma-like protein 2 isoform X2, with protein MATEPRGNLQWFGPSDHLMSMFRTCSRDPAEAVKARLRRMLQTFLLQQGDRSGNERTKELAARCCHQAEFWYYRILENLVRQERRRLGVSDVSANTVHVSQGILEADLVQRCLVACCLQISICSNHLPCDLPQLLQILTMKSYHFWRVIELVLRAEAGLPHAVVRHLSQVEENVLESLAWTRNSSLWEEIRANRGQLLTCQQVMHPAQLEDPKRTELQPDTKPAAVTRPQRSSPLHLFARKVYSLMSRRLRELCSTLDVSDELRLKIWTCFEHSLVHCSHLMVDCHLDQSLMCAVYIIARITKVEIPFKHIMKCYKSQPHARRGVCSNVLISGRNMDNPPSTTGKQEDYDTMVTPNTPSTHYPGASQERRGNLIDFYNQVYMTNMQHFAEQFAPTSGGDTPPLSPYPQPWKASPRRHQVLSSPSVYISPYNPETPSPRTTGLCYYFNASPPECLREINNMIKMGRSPTRRRYPVKLEEEEEGDHSPLAKRLRLDGQSAWQRRLRSVVNARVARGTLGRPSLVTKPNLH; from the exons atggcaaccgaGCCTCGGGGCAACCTACAATGGTTTGGCCCCAGTGATCACCTGATGTCTATGTTTAG GACCTGCTCCAGAGATCCAGCCGAGGCAGTCAAAGCGAGACTGAGGCGCATGCTGCAGACGTTTCTGCTCCAGCAGGGGGACCGTTCAGGTAATGAGAGGACCAAAG AGCTGGCAGCGAGGTGCTGCCACCAGGCAGAGTTCTGGTATTACAGGATCCTGGAGAACCTGGtcaggcaggagaggagaagacTGGGCGTCAGCGACGTGTCT gcaaacactgtgcatgtgtcGCAGGGCATCTTGGAGGCAGATCTTGTGCAGCGCTGCCTGGTGGCCTGTTGTCTGCAGATTTCCATTTGCTCAAACCATCTACCATGTGATCTGCCCCAGCTCCTTCAGATCCTAACGATGAAGTCGTACCACTTCTGGAGG GTGATTGAGCTGGTGCTGCGGGCTGAAGCAGGGCTGCCTCATGCTGTCGTCAGACACCTCTCCCAGGTGGAGGAGAATGTTCTGGAGAGCTTGGCCTGGACCAGGAACTCATCGCTGTGGGAAGAAATCCGAGCCAACAGGGGCCAGCTTCTTACCTGCCAACAG GTGATGCATCCTGCACAGCTTGAAGATCCAAAGAGAACAGAGCTACAGCCTGACACAAAACCAGCAG CTGTGACCAGGCCTCAGAGGAGCAGCCCCCTCCATCTGTTTGCTCGTAAG GTGTACAGTTTGATGAGCAGGCGTCTGAGGGAGCTGTGTTCCACACTGGACGTTTCTGACGAGCTGCGGCTGAAGATCTGGACGTGCTTCGAGCACTCTCTGGTCCACTGCTCCCACCTCATGGTCGACTGTCACCTGGACCAATCGCTCATGTGTGCTGTCTACATCATAGCTAGG ATCACCAAGGTGGAGATACCCTTCAAACACATAATGAAGTGCTACAAGTCGCAGCCACACGCCAGGAGGGGT GTCTGTAGCAATGTGCTGATTTCAGGACGTAACATGGACAACCCTCCCAGCA CCACAGGAAAACAAGAGGATTATGACACAATGGTGACTCCTAACACGCCATCGACACATTATCCAGGAGCCTCTCAGGAGCGGAGGGGCAATCTTATCGACTTTTACAACCAGGTCTACATGACCAACATGCAGCACTTTGCCGAGCAGTTTGCTCCGACCTCTGGG GGTGacactcctcctctgtctccataTCCTCAACCGTGGAAAGCGTCCCCTCGCAGACACCAGGTGCTCAGCAGCCCCTCCGTCTACATTTCACCATACAACCCTGAAACCCCATCCCCTCGTACAACCGGCCTGTGCTACTACTTCAACGCTAGTCCCCCCGAG TGTCTGCGTGAGATCAACAACATGATCAAGATGGGCAGGTCACCCACCAGGCGGCGCTATCcggtgaagctggaggaggaggaggaaggagaccACAGCCCTTTGGCAAAAAGGCTCCGTTTGGATGGTCAGTCAGCCTGGCAGAGGAGACTGAGGAGCGTGGTGAACGCTCGTGTCGCGAGAGGGACACTGGGCCGACCTTCTCTGGTTACAAAGCCAAACCTGCACTAG
- the LOC118106310 gene encoding retinoblastoma-like protein 2 isoform X3, translated as MATEPRGNLQWFGPSDHLMSMFRTCSRDPAEAVKARLRRMLQTFLLQQGDRSELAARCCHQAEFWYYRILENLVRQERRRLGVSDVSANTVHVSQGILEADLVQRCLVACCLQISICSNHLPCDLPQLLQILTMKSYHFWRVIELVLRAEAGLPHAVVRHLSQVEENVLESLAWTRNSSLWEEIRANRGQLLTCQQVMHPAQLEDPKRTELQPDTKPAAVTRPQRSSPLHLFARKVYSLMSRRLRELCSTLDVSDELRLKIWTCFEHSLVHCSHLMVDCHLDQSLMCAVYIIARITKVEIPFKHIMKCYKSQPHARRGVCSNVLISGRNMDNPPSSKKPLTTGKQEDYDTMVTPNTPSTHYPGASQERRGNLIDFYNQVYMTNMQHFAEQFAPTSGGDTPPLSPYPQPWKASPRRHQVLSSPSVYISPYNPETPSPRTTGLCYYFNASPPECLREINNMIKMGRSPTRRRYPVKLEEEEEGDHSPLAKRLRLDGQSAWQRRLRSVVNARVARGTLGRPSLVTKPNLH; from the exons atggcaaccgaGCCTCGGGGCAACCTACAATGGTTTGGCCCCAGTGATCACCTGATGTCTATGTTTAG GACCTGCTCCAGAGATCCAGCCGAGGCAGTCAAAGCGAGACTGAGGCGCATGCTGCAGACGTTTCTGCTCCAGCAGGGGGACCGTTCAG AGCTGGCAGCGAGGTGCTGCCACCAGGCAGAGTTCTGGTATTACAGGATCCTGGAGAACCTGGtcaggcaggagaggagaagacTGGGCGTCAGCGACGTGTCT gcaaacactgtgcatgtgtcGCAGGGCATCTTGGAGGCAGATCTTGTGCAGCGCTGCCTGGTGGCCTGTTGTCTGCAGATTTCCATTTGCTCAAACCATCTACCATGTGATCTGCCCCAGCTCCTTCAGATCCTAACGATGAAGTCGTACCACTTCTGGAGG GTGATTGAGCTGGTGCTGCGGGCTGAAGCAGGGCTGCCTCATGCTGTCGTCAGACACCTCTCCCAGGTGGAGGAGAATGTTCTGGAGAGCTTGGCCTGGACCAGGAACTCATCGCTGTGGGAAGAAATCCGAGCCAACAGGGGCCAGCTTCTTACCTGCCAACAG GTGATGCATCCTGCACAGCTTGAAGATCCAAAGAGAACAGAGCTACAGCCTGACACAAAACCAGCAG CTGTGACCAGGCCTCAGAGGAGCAGCCCCCTCCATCTGTTTGCTCGTAAG GTGTACAGTTTGATGAGCAGGCGTCTGAGGGAGCTGTGTTCCACACTGGACGTTTCTGACGAGCTGCGGCTGAAGATCTGGACGTGCTTCGAGCACTCTCTGGTCCACTGCTCCCACCTCATGGTCGACTGTCACCTGGACCAATCGCTCATGTGTGCTGTCTACATCATAGCTAGG ATCACCAAGGTGGAGATACCCTTCAAACACATAATGAAGTGCTACAAGTCGCAGCCACACGCCAGGAGGGGT GTCTGTAGCAATGTGCTGATTTCAGGACGTAACATGGACAACCCTCCCAGCAGTAAGAAACCATTGA CCACAGGAAAACAAGAGGATTATGACACAATGGTGACTCCTAACACGCCATCGACACATTATCCAGGAGCCTCTCAGGAGCGGAGGGGCAATCTTATCGACTTTTACAACCAGGTCTACATGACCAACATGCAGCACTTTGCCGAGCAGTTTGCTCCGACCTCTGGG GGTGacactcctcctctgtctccataTCCTCAACCGTGGAAAGCGTCCCCTCGCAGACACCAGGTGCTCAGCAGCCCCTCCGTCTACATTTCACCATACAACCCTGAAACCCCATCCCCTCGTACAACCGGCCTGTGCTACTACTTCAACGCTAGTCCCCCCGAG TGTCTGCGTGAGATCAACAACATGATCAAGATGGGCAGGTCACCCACCAGGCGGCGCTATCcggtgaagctggaggaggaggaggaaggagaccACAGCCCTTTGGCAAAAAGGCTCCGTTTGGATGGTCAGTCAGCCTGGCAGAGGAGACTGAGGAGCGTGGTGAACGCTCGTGTCGCGAGAGGGACACTGGGCCGACCTTCTCTGGTTACAAAGCCAAACCTGCACTAG
- the LOC118106310 gene encoding retinoblastoma-like protein 2 isoform X5, with translation MATEPRGNLQWFGPSDHLMSMFRTCSRDPAEAVKARLRRMLQTFLLQQGDRSELAARCCHQAEFWYYRILENLVRQERRRLGVSDVSGILEADLVQRCLVACCLQISICSNHLPCDLPQLLQILTMKSYHFWRVIELVLRAEAGLPHAVVRHLSQVEENVLESLAWTRNSSLWEEIRANRGQLLTCQQVMHPAQLEDPKRTELQPDTKPAAVTRPQRSSPLHLFARKVYSLMSRRLRELCSTLDVSDELRLKIWTCFEHSLVHCSHLMVDCHLDQSLMCAVYIIARITKVEIPFKHIMKCYKSQPHARRGVCSNVLISGRNMDNPPSSKKPLTTGKQEDYDTMVTPNTPSTHYPGASQERRGNLIDFYNQVYMTNMQHFAEQFAPTSGGDTPPLSPYPQPWKASPRRHQVLSSPSVYISPYNPETPSPRTTGLCYYFNASPPECLREINNMIKMGRSPTRRRYPVKLEEEEEGDHSPLAKRLRLDGQSAWQRRLRSVVNARVARGTLGRPSLVTKPNLH, from the exons atggcaaccgaGCCTCGGGGCAACCTACAATGGTTTGGCCCCAGTGATCACCTGATGTCTATGTTTAG GACCTGCTCCAGAGATCCAGCCGAGGCAGTCAAAGCGAGACTGAGGCGCATGCTGCAGACGTTTCTGCTCCAGCAGGGGGACCGTTCAG AGCTGGCAGCGAGGTGCTGCCACCAGGCAGAGTTCTGGTATTACAGGATCCTGGAGAACCTGGtcaggcaggagaggagaagacTGGGCGTCAGCGACGTGTCT GGCATCTTGGAGGCAGATCTTGTGCAGCGCTGCCTGGTGGCCTGTTGTCTGCAGATTTCCATTTGCTCAAACCATCTACCATGTGATCTGCCCCAGCTCCTTCAGATCCTAACGATGAAGTCGTACCACTTCTGGAGG GTGATTGAGCTGGTGCTGCGGGCTGAAGCAGGGCTGCCTCATGCTGTCGTCAGACACCTCTCCCAGGTGGAGGAGAATGTTCTGGAGAGCTTGGCCTGGACCAGGAACTCATCGCTGTGGGAAGAAATCCGAGCCAACAGGGGCCAGCTTCTTACCTGCCAACAG GTGATGCATCCTGCACAGCTTGAAGATCCAAAGAGAACAGAGCTACAGCCTGACACAAAACCAGCAG CTGTGACCAGGCCTCAGAGGAGCAGCCCCCTCCATCTGTTTGCTCGTAAG GTGTACAGTTTGATGAGCAGGCGTCTGAGGGAGCTGTGTTCCACACTGGACGTTTCTGACGAGCTGCGGCTGAAGATCTGGACGTGCTTCGAGCACTCTCTGGTCCACTGCTCCCACCTCATGGTCGACTGTCACCTGGACCAATCGCTCATGTGTGCTGTCTACATCATAGCTAGG ATCACCAAGGTGGAGATACCCTTCAAACACATAATGAAGTGCTACAAGTCGCAGCCACACGCCAGGAGGGGT GTCTGTAGCAATGTGCTGATTTCAGGACGTAACATGGACAACCCTCCCAGCAGTAAGAAACCATTGA CCACAGGAAAACAAGAGGATTATGACACAATGGTGACTCCTAACACGCCATCGACACATTATCCAGGAGCCTCTCAGGAGCGGAGGGGCAATCTTATCGACTTTTACAACCAGGTCTACATGACCAACATGCAGCACTTTGCCGAGCAGTTTGCTCCGACCTCTGGG GGTGacactcctcctctgtctccataTCCTCAACCGTGGAAAGCGTCCCCTCGCAGACACCAGGTGCTCAGCAGCCCCTCCGTCTACATTTCACCATACAACCCTGAAACCCCATCCCCTCGTACAACCGGCCTGTGCTACTACTTCAACGCTAGTCCCCCCGAG TGTCTGCGTGAGATCAACAACATGATCAAGATGGGCAGGTCACCCACCAGGCGGCGCTATCcggtgaagctggaggaggaggaggaaggagaccACAGCCCTTTGGCAAAAAGGCTCCGTTTGGATGGTCAGTCAGCCTGGCAGAGGAGACTGAGGAGCGTGGTGAACGCTCGTGTCGCGAGAGGGACACTGGGCCGACCTTCTCTGGTTACAAAGCCAAACCTGCACTAG